Proteins encoded within one genomic window of Bemisia tabaci chromosome 2, PGI_BMITA_v3:
- the LOC140224088 gene encoding uncharacterized protein: MNGSGWVLKKIQGMELRVNRYYDLHRGRTYVKVPFSTKHVVNVNNGESGDCFRYAMLGKFVPKEAQNKYHPEKYVDIRNHYDFSVVRFPTSIDDIIKFEKRNNVSVSVFGLHESLVSNKNKYTVYPIQVADPEREDHTDLLSLSTPQPFSYHYCWIKNFEQLVRKQLTKHHGQIYICKKCFTYKYSMEQLNQHKVLCSLVSKDAFLASFPDERYLKFKNHHKEIKHNYVIYADFEAYLEQLYGDSEHPVSAYRRHISNSYAYLLNKEDPEFKMTEPKLYRVEEAHIKFLDDIITLVGRISESYNDKEGKIIMTHEDRASFEAENRCGRCEVDFSQPGIVKVRDHDHQKRAGGKTGSNYRKAL, encoded by the coding sequence atgaacggatccgggtgggtgctgaagaagatacagggtatggagctacgtgtcaaccgctaCTACGATTTACATCGAGGAAGAACGTACGTTAAGGTGCCATTTTCGACAAAGcatgttgtcaatgtaaataacggtgaatCAGGCGATTGTTTCCGGTACGCAATGTTGGGAAAGTTCGTCCCGAAGGAAGCGCAGAATAAGTATCATCCGGAAAAATATGTAGATATACGCAATCATTACGATTTCTCGGTCGTTCGATTccccacgagcatagatgatattatcaaattcgagaaaaggaacaacgtatcggtttcggtatttgggctccatgagagtttggtgtccaacaagaataagtatacagtttacccaattcaagttgccgacccggaaagagaggaccacaccgacctTCTATCTCTCTCAACCCCCCAACCTTTcagttaccattattgctggatcaAGAACTTCGAACAACTTGTACGTAAACAGTTGACAAAACATCACGGACAAatctacatctgcaagaaatgctttacgtacaagtactcgatggagcaattgaatcaacataaagttctttgctctttggtaagcaaagacgcatttctagcttcatttcctgacgagcgatacctcaagttcaaaaatcaccataaggaaataaaacataattatgtaatttatgcagactttgaagcctacttGGAACAACTTTATGGTGACTCGGAGCACCCAGTTTCTGCGTATAGGCGCcacatctcaaattcttacgcttacctcctcAACAAGgaggatcccgaatttaaaatgacggaaccAAAACTGTACCGTGTCGAGGAagcacatatcaaatttctggacgatataatcactctcgtaggaagaatcagtgagagttacaacgacaaagagggaaaaataatcatgacacatgaagaccgggcctcatttgaagcggaaaataggtgtggacgttgcgaggtggatttctcacaaccaggtatcgtaaaggtaagggatcatgaccatcaaaagagagcgggaggaaaaacagggtccaattatcgaaagGCGCTATGA